Proteins found in one Arachis stenosperma cultivar V10309 chromosome 8, arast.V10309.gnm1.PFL2, whole genome shotgun sequence genomic segment:
- the LOC130944850 gene encoding cleavage and polyadenylation specificity factor subunit 3-I: protein MASTATTQGPGPGAKRRDGGSSMSERKREEEQLIVTPLGAGNEVGRSCVYMSYKGKTILFDCGIHPAYYGMAALPYFDEIDPSTVDVLLITHFHLDHAASLPYFLQKTTFRGRVFMTYATKAIYKLLLSDYVKVSKVSVEDMLYDEHDINRSMDKIEVIDFHQTIEVNGIRFWCYTAGHVLGAAMFMVDIAGVRVLYTGDYSREEDRHLRAAETPQFSPDICIIESTYGVQHHQPRHTREKRFTDVIHSTISQGGRVLIPAFALGRAQELLLILDEYWANHPELQNIPIYYASPLAKKCLTVYETYTLSMNDRIKNAKSNPFAFKYISALSSIEVFKDIGPSVVMASPSGLQSGLSRQLFDMWCSDKKNSCIIPGYVVEGTLAKTIISEPKEVTLMNGLTAPLNMQVHYISFSAHADSAQTSAFLEELNPPNIILVHGEANEMGRLKQKLMSQFADRNTKILTPKNCQSVEMYFNSQKMAKTIGKLAEKTPEAGETVSGLLVKKGFAYQIMAPDDLHVFSQLSTASIAQRITIPYSGNFSIVQHRLKQIYESVESSVDEESGVPTLQVHECVTVKHESEKHVSLHWSSDPISDMVSDSIVALILNISRDAPKIIDDSDAIKIVEENEKKAEKVMHALLVSLFGDVKIGENGKLVINIDGNVAELNKESGEVESENEGLKERVKTAFRRIQSSVKPIPPSAA, encoded by the exons ATGGCATCAACGGCGACAACACAGGGACCGGGGCCAGGTGCGAAGAGGCGGGACGGCGGTTCATCAATGAGCGAGAGGAAGAGAGAGGAGGAGCAGCTGATAGTGACGCCGCTGGGAGCGGGGAACGAAGTAGGGCGGTCGTGCGTTTACATGAGCTACAAAGGAAAGACCATCCTCTTCGATTGCGGCATCCACCCTGCCTACTACGGCATGGCGGCTCTCCCTTACTTCGACGAGATCGATCCCTCAACCGTCGACGTCCTCCTCATCACTCACTTCCATCTCGACCACGCCGCTTCCTTGCCTTACTTCCTTCAGAAGACCACCTTCCGCGGCCGCGTCTTCATGACCTACGCCACCAAAGCTATCTACAAGCTCCTCCTCTCCGATTATGTCAAGGTCAGCAAGGTCTCCGTTGAGGACATGCTCTACGACGAGCACGATATCAACCGCTCCATGGATAAAATCGAG GTTATTGATTTCCATCAAACTATAGAAGTGAACGGTATTCGATTCTGGTGTTATACTGCAGGCCATGTACTTGGTGCTGCTATGTTCATGGTGGACATTGCTGGAGTCCGAGTGCTTTACACCGGAGACTATTCACGGGAGGAAGACCGGCATCTTCGAGCTGCCGAGACCCCCCAGTTCTCCCCTGATATATGCATTATAGAGTCCACATATGGTGTGCAGCACCATCAGCCTCGGCACACACGAGAGAAACGCTTCACCGATGTTATCCATTCCACCATATCTCAAGGAGGTCGTGTGTTGATTCCGGCATTTGCCCTTGGTCGTGCACAGGAGCTCCTCCTTATCCTTGATGAATATTGGGCGAATCACCCGGAGCTCCAGAATATACCCATCTATTATGCTTCTCCTCTTGCAAAAAAATGCCTGACTGTGTATGAGACATACACCCTTTCCATGAATGATAGAATCAAGAATGCAAAGTCGAATCCATTTGCTTTCAAATACATATCGGCTTTGAGCAGCATTGAAGTCTTCAAAGATATAGGACCATCTGTGGTGATGGCAAGCCCTAGTGGTCTTCAGAGTGGGTTGTCACGGCAATTGTTCGATATGTGGTGCTCTGATAAGAAAAATTCTTGCATTATACCGGGGTATGTGGTTGAAGGGACATTGGCAAAAACCATCATCAGTGAACCCAAAGAGGTCACTCTCATGAACGGGCTCACTGCACCTCTCAACATGCAGGTGCACTACATTTCCTTTTCGGCTCATGCTGATTCTGCTCAAACAAGTGCATTCTTAGAAGAGCTCAATCCTCCTAACATAATTCTTGTTCATGGGGAAGCTAATGAGATGGGAAGGCTCAAACAGAAGCTCATGAGTCAATTTGCTGATCGGAACACTAAGATTCTTACTCCAAAAAACTGTCAATCTGTTGAGATGTATTTCAATTCACAGAAAATGGCAAAAACCATTGGCAAGCTTGCTGAAAAAACGCCTGAAGCCGGTGAAACTGTTAGTGGTCTGCTAGTGAAAAAAGGCTTTGCATATCAGATAATGGCACCTGATGATCTCCATGTCTTCTCACAGCTATCGACAGCAAGCATTGCTCAGAGGATCACCATCCCATATTCAGGTAACTTTAGTATTGTACAGCATAGACTAAAACAGATATATGAGAGTGTGGAGTCCTCTGTGGATGAAGAATCTGGAGTTCCAACATTGCAAGTCCATGAGTGCGTGACGGTGAAGCATGAGTCCGAGAAGCATGTTTCTCTGCACTGGTCATCCGATCCCATCAGTGACATGGTATCAGACTCCATTGTTGCTCTAATTTTAAACATCAGTCGCGATGCCCCAAAAATAATAGACGATTCAGATGCCATAAAAATTGTAGAAGAGAATGAGAAGAAAGCAGAGAAGGTTATGCATGCACTTCTCGTCTCGCTCTTTGGAGatgtgaagattggagaaaatgGGAAGTTGGTGATTAACATTGATGGCAATGTGGCAGAGCTCAATAAAGAAAGTGGAGAAGTTGAGAGTGAAAATGAAGGCCTTAAGGAAAGAGTTAAAACCGCATTTCGGCGTATTCAAAGTTCTGTGAAGCCGATTCCACCTTCTGCAGCGTAG